From Symphalangus syndactylus isolate Jambi chromosome 17, NHGRI_mSymSyn1-v2.1_pri, whole genome shotgun sequence, one genomic window encodes:
- the UTS2B gene encoding urotensin-2B isoform X5: MNKILSSTLCFGLLTLLSMLIFLQSVHGRPYLTEGNEIFPDKKYTNREELLLALLNNNFDFQRPFNTDLALPNKLEELNQLEKLKEQLVEEKDSETSYAVDGLFSSHPSKRALSSRMLIQLNCLQHCQNRRG; encoded by the exons atgaacaaGATCCTCTCAAGCACTCTTTGCTTTGGACTCCTAACTTTGTTATCCATGTTGATTTTTTTACAATCTGTGCATGGACGACCATATCTTACCGAAG GAAATGAAATATTTCcagataaaaaatatacaaatcgtGAGGAACTATTGTTGGCTCTACTGAATAACAATTTTGATTTCCAAAGACCTTTCAACACTG ACCTAGCATTGCCTAACAAACTGGAAGAACTTAACCAG CTGGAAAAGCTAAAAGAACAGCTAGTGGAGGAGAAGGATTCTGAGACGTCCTATGCTGTAGATGGTCTATTCTCTTCTCATCCTAGCAAACGAG CCCTATCATCCAGAATGTTGATACAGCTTAACTGCCTTCAACATTGCCAAAACAGAAGAGGATAA
- the UTS2B gene encoding urotensin-2B isoform X1: MNKILSSTLCFGLLTLLSMLIFLQSVHGRPYLTEGNEIFPDKKYTNREELLLALLNNNFDFQRPFNTDLALPNKLEELNQLEKLKEQLVEEKDSETSYAVDGLFSSHPSKREEDKGYIPAFNCLSSEGTHIISTEVHWPGLVTGTTTTIWQGSLLLEILCLELFLRMQKKDKNIRKSWNQLASGI; the protein is encoded by the exons atgaacaaGATCCTCTCAAGCACTCTTTGCTTTGGACTCCTAACTTTGTTATCCATGTTGATTTTTTTACAATCTGTGCATGGACGACCATATCTTACCGAAG GAAATGAAATATTTCcagataaaaaatatacaaatcgtGAGGAACTATTGTTGGCTCTACTGAATAACAATTTTGATTTCCAAAGACCTTTCAACACTG ACCTAGCATTGCCTAACAAACTGGAAGAACTTAACCAG CTGGAAAAGCTAAAAGAACAGCTAGTGGAGGAGAAGGATTCTGAGACGTCCTATGCTGTAGATGGTCTATTCTCTTCTCATCCTAGCAAACGAG AAGAGGATAAAGGATACATCCCAGCTTTCAATTGCCTCAGTTCAGAAGGGACACATATCATTTCTACTGAAGTCCATTGGCCGGGATTAGTCACTGGGACTACCACCACCATATGGCAAGGCAG cttgCTTTTGGAAATACTGTGTTTAGAGCTTTTTCTTCGGAtgcaaaaaaaagataagaatatCAGGAAAAG
- the UTS2B gene encoding urotensin-2B isoform X6, producing the protein MNKILSSTLCFGLLTLLSMLIFLQSVHGRPYLTEGNEIFPDKKYTNREELLLALLNNNFDFQRPFNTDLALPNKLEELNQLEKLKEQLVEEKDSETSYAVDGLFSSHPSKRGFECGF; encoded by the exons atgaacaaGATCCTCTCAAGCACTCTTTGCTTTGGACTCCTAACTTTGTTATCCATGTTGATTTTTTTACAATCTGTGCATGGACGACCATATCTTACCGAAG GAAATGAAATATTTCcagataaaaaatatacaaatcgtGAGGAACTATTGTTGGCTCTACTGAATAACAATTTTGATTTCCAAAGACCTTTCAACACTG ACCTAGCATTGCCTAACAAACTGGAAGAACTTAACCAG CTGGAAAAGCTAAAAGAACAGCTAGTGGAGGAGAAGGATTCTGAGACGTCCTATGCTGTAGATGGTCTATTCTCTTCTCATCCTAGCAAACGAG GGTTTGAATGTGGCTTCTAA
- the UTS2B gene encoding urotensin-2B isoform X3, which translates to MNKILSSTLCFGLLTLLSMLIFLQSVHGRPYLTEGNEIFPDKKYTNREELLLALLNNNFDFQRPFNTDLALPNKLEELNQLEKLKEQLVEEKDSETSYAVDGLFSSHPSKREEDKGYIPAFNCLSSEGTHIISTEVHWPGLVTGTTTTIWQGRLVNVRKLL; encoded by the exons atgaacaaGATCCTCTCAAGCACTCTTTGCTTTGGACTCCTAACTTTGTTATCCATGTTGATTTTTTTACAATCTGTGCATGGACGACCATATCTTACCGAAG GAAATGAAATATTTCcagataaaaaatatacaaatcgtGAGGAACTATTGTTGGCTCTACTGAATAACAATTTTGATTTCCAAAGACCTTTCAACACTG ACCTAGCATTGCCTAACAAACTGGAAGAACTTAACCAG CTGGAAAAGCTAAAAGAACAGCTAGTGGAGGAGAAGGATTCTGAGACGTCCTATGCTGTAGATGGTCTATTCTCTTCTCATCCTAGCAAACGAG AAGAGGATAAAGGATACATCCCAGCTTTCAATTGCCTCAGTTCAGAAGGGACACATATCATTTCTACTGAAGTCCATTGGCCGGGATTAGTCACTGGGACTACCACCACCATATGGCAAGGCAGGTTGGTAAACGTAAGAAAGTTGCTATAG
- the UTS2B gene encoding urotensin-2B isoform X4, which translates to MNKILSSTLCFGLLTLLSMLIFLQSVHGRPYLTEGNEIFPDKKYTNREELLLALLNNNFDFQRPFNTDLALPNKLEELNQLEKLKEQLVEEKDSETSYAVDGLFSSHPSKREEDKGYIPAFNCLSSEGTHIISTEVHWPGLVTGTTTTIWQGRV; encoded by the exons atgaacaaGATCCTCTCAAGCACTCTTTGCTTTGGACTCCTAACTTTGTTATCCATGTTGATTTTTTTACAATCTGTGCATGGACGACCATATCTTACCGAAG GAAATGAAATATTTCcagataaaaaatatacaaatcgtGAGGAACTATTGTTGGCTCTACTGAATAACAATTTTGATTTCCAAAGACCTTTCAACACTG ACCTAGCATTGCCTAACAAACTGGAAGAACTTAACCAG CTGGAAAAGCTAAAAGAACAGCTAGTGGAGGAGAAGGATTCTGAGACGTCCTATGCTGTAGATGGTCTATTCTCTTCTCATCCTAGCAAACGAG AAGAGGATAAAGGATACATCCCAGCTTTCAATTGCCTCAGTTCAGAAGGGACACATATCATTTCTACTGAAGTCCATTGGCCGGGATTAGTCACTGGGACTACCACCACCATATGGCAAGGCAG GGTTTGA
- the UTS2B gene encoding urotensin-2B isoform X2 — protein sequence MNKILSSTLCFGLLTLLSMLIFLQSVHGRPYLTEGNEIFPDKKYTNREELLLALLNNNFDFQRPFNTDLALPNKLEELNQLEKLKEQLVEEKDSETSYAVDGLFSSHPSKREEDKGYIPAFNCLSSEGTHIISTEVHWPGLVTGTTTTIWQGRYEEIMFNLF from the exons atgaacaaGATCCTCTCAAGCACTCTTTGCTTTGGACTCCTAACTTTGTTATCCATGTTGATTTTTTTACAATCTGTGCATGGACGACCATATCTTACCGAAG GAAATGAAATATTTCcagataaaaaatatacaaatcgtGAGGAACTATTGTTGGCTCTACTGAATAACAATTTTGATTTCCAAAGACCTTTCAACACTG ACCTAGCATTGCCTAACAAACTGGAAGAACTTAACCAG CTGGAAAAGCTAAAAGAACAGCTAGTGGAGGAGAAGGATTCTGAGACGTCCTATGCTGTAGATGGTCTATTCTCTTCTCATCCTAGCAAACGAG AAGAGGATAAAGGATACATCCCAGCTTTCAATTGCCTCAGTTCAGAAGGGACACATATCATTTCTACTGAAGTCCATTGGCCGGGATTAGTCACTGGGACTACCACCACCATATGGCAAGGCAG